A region of Panicum virgatum strain AP13 chromosome 8N, P.virgatum_v5, whole genome shotgun sequence DNA encodes the following proteins:
- the LOC120686425 gene encoding uncharacterized protein LOC120686425 isoform X1, protein MMPGHLCEVVYTIGDELSFMSFMMELRRILANHPDHEDILDRHYDSNLSSTREHPLLPKQRAEQPARWLHIKLQVKEETSTTLLMRDDNLYICGFMNQQGVCYELLDDWDSEKLLPSEYNSKRLHWGVKYRTILDVADNEKAVKILGSIGQLDIRNFMVIAVSVLSHYPECWTDCGMNPRVALAGLILMVCECARMNAFYDSIADKWSESDKMDLRLDDVWKYVEMSYGLRKWKSRNYTEVPAPLRSLKAIYLVLNSRLPLGLGGEYGSNSRPRVELLTMRADLGVVGTKIIVYDGKRGQVIYTKREQGKQEMVDLVLTGPNIGISALGCFAIKVDIPGTATAGSSRGDAGGPIEWEWDCYDPAEVGDKPKTVTRTISSSGPGRNVEVTYAVMPDALEATVQVKLRLKDEHSHSVHGNIKARPRPHIADFKAWSVVLFRRTKGMGQRFSPTDSRFLQLARSVVGVPRGRELHIEVDLQIETSNIQGCKPLKVHFYFEAGQNHWRSLVNGDEIEVNVTWYPADPDRQAQTHQIMPQRRPDVSYIIGDEGGFSRFIEGLRNTVADHPSRREDVLDNLDPSKRDHPVMISEERLRWLEIKLQVQGEETSTTLAVQADSLEVIGFMNQKGNWYELYRRRLPGNYKSQLLDWGTSLRESSNYTEILGAENKEEVVEILKSARLGKTFAADAVRVLSHYTAVADGDNPSSGGARIELQEGISSSSSSSCLPFPRSFFSNLQRRLRRGSMEFPVTRGARASPDPPLYPLRLALVGLSVMVCQSARMNRLHDAIAGGWETGARFTTQLLDYIENWEEISRALLVWKDHSYEAWIKDERLERIGIKSPEEALDVVHLVCRVPIRGKELERSVYTYDSF, encoded by the exons ATGATGCCTGGCCATCTATGTGAAGTAGTGTACACCATCGGAGATGAATTGTCATTCATGTCATTCATGATGGAGCTACGACGCATTCTCGCCAACCACCCAGACCATGAGGATATCTTGGATCGCCACTACGACTCAAATCTTTCCTCCACCCGAGAACACCCATTGCTCCCCAAGCAGCGTGCTGAACAACCCGCGAGGTGGCTTCACATCAAGCTGCAAGTGAAGGAGGAAACATCGACAACCCTACTCATGCGGGATGACAACTTGTACATCTGTGGCTTCATGAACCAGCAAGGAGTTTGCTATGAGCTTCTCGACGATTGGGACAGTGAGAAATTGCTCCCAAGTGAATACAATTCTAAACGCCTACATTGGGGTGTCAAATACAGAACCATTCTGGATGTCGCAGACAATGAAAAGGCCGTGAAAATACTGGGATCCATTGGGCAGCTGGACATAAGGAATTTCATGGTTATCGCTGTGAGCGTGCTTTCACACTACCCAGAATGTTGGACGGACTGTGGTATGAACCCCAGGGTGGCGCTGGCGGGACTGATCCTCATGGTTTGCGAGTGTGCAAGGATGAATGCTTTCTATGACTCCATTGCAGATAAATGGAGCGAGTCGGACAAAATGGATCTCCGCTTGGATGATGTGTGGAAATATGTGGAGATGTCATATGGTCTGCGGAAGTGGAAGAGTAGAAACTACACCGAAGTGCCGGCGCCCCTCCGTTCATTAAAAGCCATTTACCTAGTGCTCAACAGCCGACTACCTCTAGGTCTAGGGGGTGAGTACGGCAGCAACAGCCGACCTCGGGTAGAGTTGTTGACCATGCGTGCCGACCTTGGAGTCGTCGGCACGAAAATCATCGTCTACGATGGGAAACGAGGCCAGGTCATATACACGAAGAGGGAGCAAGGCAAGCAG GAAATGGTCGATTTGGTGTTGACTGGACCCAACATAGGCATCTCAGCGCTTGGGTGCTTTGCTATCAAAGTTGACATCCCAGGCACCGCCACTGCAGGTAGCAGCAGAGGTGATGCCGGTGGTCCCATCGAATGGGAATGGGATTGCTATGACCCTGCTGAAGTTGGCGACAAACCAAAAACCGTGACCCGCACCATCAGCTCTTCGGGCCCCGGTCGCAACGTAGAGGTCACGTATGCGGTGATGCCTGACGCTCTTGAGGCTACTGTGCAGGTCAAGCTGCGGCTCAAAGATGAGCACAGCCATAGCGTTCACGGTAACATCAAAGCACGCCCACGCCCACACATCGCTGACTTTAAAGCCTGGAGTGTCGTCCTCTTCAGGCGAACAAAGGGGATGGGTCAGCGTTTCTCCCCCACTGATTCCCGGTTCCTTCAGCTAGCGCGGTCTGTTGTTGGGGTGCCACGTGGTCGGGAGCTTCACATAGAGGTGGACCTGCAGATTGAAACTTCCAACATCCAAGGGTGCAAGCCTTTGAAAGTTCATTTCTACTTCGAAGCAGGTCAAAATCATTGGCGTAGTCTTGTTAACGGCGACGAAATTGAAGTGAATGTCACCTGGTATCCAGCAGATCCAGATCGGCAAGCGCAG ACCCACCAAATAATGCCTCAGCGACGACCTGACGTATCGTACATCATTGGGGATGAAGGAGGGTTCAGTAGATTCATCGAGGGGCTGCGTAACACTGTGGCGGACCATCCATCACGCCGCGAGGATGTCTTAGACAACCTAGATCCCTCCAAACGAGACCATCCAGTGATGATCTCCGAGGAACGCCTAAGGTGGCTTGAAATCAAGCTGCAAGTGCAGGGCGAGGAGACGTCGACAACCCTAGCAGTTCAGGCTGACAGCTTGGAAGTCATAGGCTTCATGAACCAGAAAGGAAATTGGTACGAACTCTACAGGCGGAGGCTCCCAGGCAATTACAAATCACAACTTCTAGACTGGGGCACAAGTTTGAGAGAGAGTAGCAACTACACAGAAATACTGGGGGCCGAAAACAAGGAGGAAGTCGTGGAGATACTGAAGTCCGCGAGGCTGGGCAAGACCTTCGCAGCGGACGCCGTGCGCGTGCTGTCGCACTACACAGCTGTGGCGGATGGTGACAACCccagcagtggcggagccaggattgAGCTTCAGGAGGggatctcctcttcttcctcctcctcttgcctcCCCTTCCCTCGTTCTTTCTTCTCAAATTTGCAGAGAAGGCTTAGAAGGGGCTCCATGGAATTCCCAGTGACTCGAGGGGCTCGAGCCTCCCCAGACCCACCGCTGTATCCGCTCAGGCTGGCGCTAGTGGGCCTGAGCGTCATGGTCTGCCAGTCCGCGAGGATGAACCGTCTCCACGACGCCATTGCAGGTGGCTGGGAAACCGGGGCGAGATTCACCACGCAACTGCTGGATTACATAGAGAATTGGGAGGAAATATCAAGGGCTCTGCTGGTCTGGAAGGATCACAGCTACGAAGCATGGATCAAAGATGAGCGGCTTGAGAGGATTGGAATCAAGAGCCCGGAAGAAGCACTGGACGTCGTTCACCTCGTGTGCAGAG TTCCAATCCGGGGGAAAGAACTAGAACGAAGCGTGTATACGTATGATTCCTTCTAG
- the LOC120686425 gene encoding uncharacterized protein LOC120686425 isoform X3 has protein sequence MMPGHLCEVVYTIGDELSFMSFMMELRRILANHPDHEDILDRHYDSNLSSTREHPLLPKQRAEQPARWLHIKLQVKEETSTTLLMRDDNLYICGFMNQQGVCYELLDDWDSEKLLPSEYNSKRLHWGVKYRTILDVADNEKAVKILGSIGQLDIRNFMVIAVSVLSHYPECWTDCGMNPRVALAGLILMVCECARMNAFYDSIADKWSESDKMDLRLDDVWKYVEMSYGLRKWKSRNYTEVPAPLRSLKAIYLVLNSRLPLGLGGEYGSNSRPRVELLTMRADLGVVGTKIIVYDGKRGQVIYTKREQGKQEMVDLVLTGPNIGISALGCFAIKVDIPGTATAGSSRGDAGGPIEWEWDCYDPAEVGDKPKTVTRTISSSGPGRNVEVTYAVMPDALEATVQVKLRLKDEHSHSVHGNIKARPRPHIADFKAWSVVLFRRTKGMGQRFSPTDSRFLQLARSVVGVPRGRELHIEVDLQIETSNIQGCKPLKVHFYFEAGQNHWRSLVNGDEIEVNVTWYPADPDRQAQTHQIMPQRRPDVSYIIGDEGGFSRFIEGLRNTVADHPSRREDVLDNLDPSKRDHPVMISEERLRWLEIKLQVQGEETSTTLAVQADSLEVIGFMNQKGNWYELYRRRLPGNYKSQLLDWGTSLRESSNYTEILGAENKEEVVEILKSARLGKTFAADAVRVLSHYTAVADGDNPSSGGARIELQEGISSSSSSSCLPFPRSFFSNLQRRLRRGSMEFPVTRGARASPDPPLYPLRLALVGLSVMVCQSARMNRLHDAIAGGWETGARFTTQLLDYIENWEEISRALLVWKDHSYEAWIKDERLERIGIKSPEEALDVVHLVCRVPIRGKELERSVYTYDSSCAEFQSGGKN, from the exons ATGATGCCTGGCCATCTATGTGAAGTAGTGTACACCATCGGAGATGAATTGTCATTCATGTCATTCATGATGGAGCTACGACGCATTCTCGCCAACCACCCAGACCATGAGGATATCTTGGATCGCCACTACGACTCAAATCTTTCCTCCACCCGAGAACACCCATTGCTCCCCAAGCAGCGTGCTGAACAACCCGCGAGGTGGCTTCACATCAAGCTGCAAGTGAAGGAGGAAACATCGACAACCCTACTCATGCGGGATGACAACTTGTACATCTGTGGCTTCATGAACCAGCAAGGAGTTTGCTATGAGCTTCTCGACGATTGGGACAGTGAGAAATTGCTCCCAAGTGAATACAATTCTAAACGCCTACATTGGGGTGTCAAATACAGAACCATTCTGGATGTCGCAGACAATGAAAAGGCCGTGAAAATACTGGGATCCATTGGGCAGCTGGACATAAGGAATTTCATGGTTATCGCTGTGAGCGTGCTTTCACACTACCCAGAATGTTGGACGGACTGTGGTATGAACCCCAGGGTGGCGCTGGCGGGACTGATCCTCATGGTTTGCGAGTGTGCAAGGATGAATGCTTTCTATGACTCCATTGCAGATAAATGGAGCGAGTCGGACAAAATGGATCTCCGCTTGGATGATGTGTGGAAATATGTGGAGATGTCATATGGTCTGCGGAAGTGGAAGAGTAGAAACTACACCGAAGTGCCGGCGCCCCTCCGTTCATTAAAAGCCATTTACCTAGTGCTCAACAGCCGACTACCTCTAGGTCTAGGGGGTGAGTACGGCAGCAACAGCCGACCTCGGGTAGAGTTGTTGACCATGCGTGCCGACCTTGGAGTCGTCGGCACGAAAATCATCGTCTACGATGGGAAACGAGGCCAGGTCATATACACGAAGAGGGAGCAAGGCAAGCAG GAAATGGTCGATTTGGTGTTGACTGGACCCAACATAGGCATCTCAGCGCTTGGGTGCTTTGCTATCAAAGTTGACATCCCAGGCACCGCCACTGCAGGTAGCAGCAGAGGTGATGCCGGTGGTCCCATCGAATGGGAATGGGATTGCTATGACCCTGCTGAAGTTGGCGACAAACCAAAAACCGTGACCCGCACCATCAGCTCTTCGGGCCCCGGTCGCAACGTAGAGGTCACGTATGCGGTGATGCCTGACGCTCTTGAGGCTACTGTGCAGGTCAAGCTGCGGCTCAAAGATGAGCACAGCCATAGCGTTCACGGTAACATCAAAGCACGCCCACGCCCACACATCGCTGACTTTAAAGCCTGGAGTGTCGTCCTCTTCAGGCGAACAAAGGGGATGGGTCAGCGTTTCTCCCCCACTGATTCCCGGTTCCTTCAGCTAGCGCGGTCTGTTGTTGGGGTGCCACGTGGTCGGGAGCTTCACATAGAGGTGGACCTGCAGATTGAAACTTCCAACATCCAAGGGTGCAAGCCTTTGAAAGTTCATTTCTACTTCGAAGCAGGTCAAAATCATTGGCGTAGTCTTGTTAACGGCGACGAAATTGAAGTGAATGTCACCTGGTATCCAGCAGATCCAGATCGGCAAGCGCAG ACCCACCAAATAATGCCTCAGCGACGACCTGACGTATCGTACATCATTGGGGATGAAGGAGGGTTCAGTAGATTCATCGAGGGGCTGCGTAACACTGTGGCGGACCATCCATCACGCCGCGAGGATGTCTTAGACAACCTAGATCCCTCCAAACGAGACCATCCAGTGATGATCTCCGAGGAACGCCTAAGGTGGCTTGAAATCAAGCTGCAAGTGCAGGGCGAGGAGACGTCGACAACCCTAGCAGTTCAGGCTGACAGCTTGGAAGTCATAGGCTTCATGAACCAGAAAGGAAATTGGTACGAACTCTACAGGCGGAGGCTCCCAGGCAATTACAAATCACAACTTCTAGACTGGGGCACAAGTTTGAGAGAGAGTAGCAACTACACAGAAATACTGGGGGCCGAAAACAAGGAGGAAGTCGTGGAGATACTGAAGTCCGCGAGGCTGGGCAAGACCTTCGCAGCGGACGCCGTGCGCGTGCTGTCGCACTACACAGCTGTGGCGGATGGTGACAACCccagcagtggcggagccaggattgAGCTTCAGGAGGggatctcctcttcttcctcctcctcttgcctcCCCTTCCCTCGTTCTTTCTTCTCAAATTTGCAGAGAAGGCTTAGAAGGGGCTCCATGGAATTCCCAGTGACTCGAGGGGCTCGAGCCTCCCCAGACCCACCGCTGTATCCGCTCAGGCTGGCGCTAGTGGGCCTGAGCGTCATGGTCTGCCAGTCCGCGAGGATGAACCGTCTCCACGACGCCATTGCAGGTGGCTGGGAAACCGGGGCGAGATTCACCACGCAACTGCTGGATTACATAGAGAATTGGGAGGAAATATCAAGGGCTCTGCTGGTCTGGAAGGATCACAGCTACGAAGCATGGATCAAAGATGAGCGGCTTGAGAGGATTGGAATCAAGAGCCCGGAAGAAGCACTGGACGTCGTTCACCTCGTGTGCAGAGTTCCAATCCGGGGGAAAGAACTAGAACGAAGCGTGTATACGTATGATTCCTCGTGTGCAGAGTTCCAATCCGGGGGAAAGAACTAG
- the LOC120686425 gene encoding uncharacterized protein LOC120686425 isoform X2, whose amino-acid sequence MMPGHLCEVVYTIGDELSFMSFMMELRRILANHPDHEDILDRHYDSNLSSTREHPLLPKQRAEQPARWLHIKLQVKEETSTTLLMRDDNLYICGFMNQQGVCYELLDDWDSEKLLPSEYNSKRLHWGVKYRTILDVADNEKAVKILGSIGQLDIRNFMVIAVSVLSHYPECWTDCGMNPRVALAGLILMVCECARMNAFYDSIADKWSESDKMDLRLDDVWKYVEMSYGLRKWKSRNYTEVPAPLRSLKAIYLVLNSRLPLGLGGEYGSNSRPRVELLTMRADLGVVGTKIIVYDGKRGQVIYTKREQGKQEMVDLVLTGPNIGISALGCFAIKVDIPGTATAGSSRGDAGGPIEWEWDCYDPAEVGDKPKTVTRTISSSGPGRNVEVTYAVMPDALEATVQVKLRLKDEHSHSVHGNIKARPRPHIADFKAWSVVLFRRTKGMGQRFSPTDSRFLQLARSVVGVPRGRELHIEVDLQIETSNIQGCKPLKVHFYFEAGQNHWRSLVNGDEIEVNVTWYPADPDRQAQTHQIMPQRRPDVSYIIGDEGGFSRFIEGLRNTVADHPSRREDVLDNLDPSKRDHPVMISEERLRWLEIKLQVQGEETSTTLAVQADSLEVIGFMNQKGNWYELYRRRLPGNYKSQLLDWGTSLRESSNYTEILGAENKEEVVEILKSARLGKTFAADAVRVLSHYTAVADGDNPSSGGARIELQEGISSSSSSSCLPFPRSFFSNLQRRLRRGSMEFPVTRGARASPDPPLYPLRLALVGLSVMVCQSARMNRLHDAIAGGWETGARFTTQLLDYIENWEEISRALLVWKDHSYEAWIKDERLERIGIKSPEEALDVVHLVCRVPIRGKELERSVYDSF is encoded by the exons ATGATGCCTGGCCATCTATGTGAAGTAGTGTACACCATCGGAGATGAATTGTCATTCATGTCATTCATGATGGAGCTACGACGCATTCTCGCCAACCACCCAGACCATGAGGATATCTTGGATCGCCACTACGACTCAAATCTTTCCTCCACCCGAGAACACCCATTGCTCCCCAAGCAGCGTGCTGAACAACCCGCGAGGTGGCTTCACATCAAGCTGCAAGTGAAGGAGGAAACATCGACAACCCTACTCATGCGGGATGACAACTTGTACATCTGTGGCTTCATGAACCAGCAAGGAGTTTGCTATGAGCTTCTCGACGATTGGGACAGTGAGAAATTGCTCCCAAGTGAATACAATTCTAAACGCCTACATTGGGGTGTCAAATACAGAACCATTCTGGATGTCGCAGACAATGAAAAGGCCGTGAAAATACTGGGATCCATTGGGCAGCTGGACATAAGGAATTTCATGGTTATCGCTGTGAGCGTGCTTTCACACTACCCAGAATGTTGGACGGACTGTGGTATGAACCCCAGGGTGGCGCTGGCGGGACTGATCCTCATGGTTTGCGAGTGTGCAAGGATGAATGCTTTCTATGACTCCATTGCAGATAAATGGAGCGAGTCGGACAAAATGGATCTCCGCTTGGATGATGTGTGGAAATATGTGGAGATGTCATATGGTCTGCGGAAGTGGAAGAGTAGAAACTACACCGAAGTGCCGGCGCCCCTCCGTTCATTAAAAGCCATTTACCTAGTGCTCAACAGCCGACTACCTCTAGGTCTAGGGGGTGAGTACGGCAGCAACAGCCGACCTCGGGTAGAGTTGTTGACCATGCGTGCCGACCTTGGAGTCGTCGGCACGAAAATCATCGTCTACGATGGGAAACGAGGCCAGGTCATATACACGAAGAGGGAGCAAGGCAAGCAG GAAATGGTCGATTTGGTGTTGACTGGACCCAACATAGGCATCTCAGCGCTTGGGTGCTTTGCTATCAAAGTTGACATCCCAGGCACCGCCACTGCAGGTAGCAGCAGAGGTGATGCCGGTGGTCCCATCGAATGGGAATGGGATTGCTATGACCCTGCTGAAGTTGGCGACAAACCAAAAACCGTGACCCGCACCATCAGCTCTTCGGGCCCCGGTCGCAACGTAGAGGTCACGTATGCGGTGATGCCTGACGCTCTTGAGGCTACTGTGCAGGTCAAGCTGCGGCTCAAAGATGAGCACAGCCATAGCGTTCACGGTAACATCAAAGCACGCCCACGCCCACACATCGCTGACTTTAAAGCCTGGAGTGTCGTCCTCTTCAGGCGAACAAAGGGGATGGGTCAGCGTTTCTCCCCCACTGATTCCCGGTTCCTTCAGCTAGCGCGGTCTGTTGTTGGGGTGCCACGTGGTCGGGAGCTTCACATAGAGGTGGACCTGCAGATTGAAACTTCCAACATCCAAGGGTGCAAGCCTTTGAAAGTTCATTTCTACTTCGAAGCAGGTCAAAATCATTGGCGTAGTCTTGTTAACGGCGACGAAATTGAAGTGAATGTCACCTGGTATCCAGCAGATCCAGATCGGCAAGCGCAG ACCCACCAAATAATGCCTCAGCGACGACCTGACGTATCGTACATCATTGGGGATGAAGGAGGGTTCAGTAGATTCATCGAGGGGCTGCGTAACACTGTGGCGGACCATCCATCACGCCGCGAGGATGTCTTAGACAACCTAGATCCCTCCAAACGAGACCATCCAGTGATGATCTCCGAGGAACGCCTAAGGTGGCTTGAAATCAAGCTGCAAGTGCAGGGCGAGGAGACGTCGACAACCCTAGCAGTTCAGGCTGACAGCTTGGAAGTCATAGGCTTCATGAACCAGAAAGGAAATTGGTACGAACTCTACAGGCGGAGGCTCCCAGGCAATTACAAATCACAACTTCTAGACTGGGGCACAAGTTTGAGAGAGAGTAGCAACTACACAGAAATACTGGGGGCCGAAAACAAGGAGGAAGTCGTGGAGATACTGAAGTCCGCGAGGCTGGGCAAGACCTTCGCAGCGGACGCCGTGCGCGTGCTGTCGCACTACACAGCTGTGGCGGATGGTGACAACCccagcagtggcggagccaggattgAGCTTCAGGAGGggatctcctcttcttcctcctcctcttgcctcCCCTTCCCTCGTTCTTTCTTCTCAAATTTGCAGAGAAGGCTTAGAAGGGGCTCCATGGAATTCCCAGTGACTCGAGGGGCTCGAGCCTCCCCAGACCCACCGCTGTATCCGCTCAGGCTGGCGCTAGTGGGCCTGAGCGTCATGGTCTGCCAGTCCGCGAGGATGAACCGTCTCCACGACGCCATTGCAGGTGGCTGGGAAACCGGGGCGAGATTCACCACGCAACTGCTGGATTACATAGAGAATTGGGAGGAAATATCAAGGGCTCTGCTGGTCTGGAAGGATCACAGCTACGAAGCATGGATCAAAGATGAGCGGCTTGAGAGGATTGGAATCAAGAGCCCGGAAGAAGCACTGGACGTCGTTCACCTCGTGTGCAGAGTTCCAATCCGGGGGAAAGAACTAGAACGAAGCGT GTATGATTCCTTCTAG